In one window of Stigmatopora argus isolate UIUO_Sarg chromosome 19, RoL_Sarg_1.0, whole genome shotgun sequence DNA:
- the otofa gene encoding otoferlin isoform X13 produces MMALTVHLKSVANLRGKGDRIAKVTFRGLPFYSRVAANCEDVAHFNQSFRWPIASTLDGNEMLEIQVYNYSKVFSNRLVGTFCMVLQKLAEEGHLRVTDTLIDDNNTSINTSVTIEIRYQSMDGTEGTWSNGEHLDVPDDRDGIFTFETDSLLSGQSQRSGASAKRSLQGSIPTFRKSGKTVFAAMKLGKIRSSKDDHKKDEPAVLDMEDLDKKAIRLAGMLEPDAISLASVTAVTTNISNKRSKPDIKMEPSSGRPVDYQISITIIEARQLIGLNMDPVVCVEIGDEKKYTSMKESTNCPYYNEYFVFDFHVPPDVMFDKIIKLSVIHSKNLLRSGTLVGNFKMDVGTVYHQPEHQFYHKWAILSDPIDITAGCKGYLKCDVAVVGKGDNIKTPHKANETDEDDIEGNLLLPEGIPAERQWARFYVKVYRAEGLPKMNTSIMANVKKAFIGENRDLVDPYVQVHFSGQKGKTSVQKSSYEPIWNEQIVFTELFPPLCKRIKVQIRDSDKVNDVAIGTHFIDLRKISNEGDKGFLPTQGPAWANMYGSTRQYTLMDEHQDLNDGLGEGVSFRARLLLSVGVEILDTTSPEIFSSTEVQVDSVSNISESATGKMEEFFLFGAFLEATMIDRKIGDKPITFEITIGNYGNQIDGISKPSSLRKRKKDGENNEEDSELIQNSSEDEADEEGDVDSVSCTPLMKPVITDRNYFHLPYFEKKPCVYIKSWWQDQRRRLYNSNMMDKIADKLEEGINDVQEIIKTEKAFPERRLRGVLEELSIGCSRFVNLANKDLNQAGRTKLDRERLKSCMRETESMGQQAKQMRTQVKKNTVRDKLKMVQNFLQRLRFLVDEPQHSIPDVFVWMMSNNKRIAYARIPSKDILFSLVDEETGKDCGKVKAVFLKLPGKKGFGPAGWTVQAKLELYLWLGLNKQRKDFLSGLPNGFEELTVAKTTPYLHSAPPVSLVYNMKQVFQLRAHMYQARSLFAADSSGLSDPFARVFFSTHSQVTEVLSETLCPTWDQLLVFDNVELFGEASELRDDPPIIVVEIYDQDTVGKAEFIGRTFAKPTIKMCDEVYGPSRFPPQLEYFQIYRGNCTAGELLAAFELLQIGQGGTADLPPLEGPTDSEHGPIIAVPLGIRPVLSRYRIEVLFWGLRDLKRVNLAQVDRPRVDIECAGRGVQSVLIQNYKKNPNFSTLVKWFEVDLPENELLHPPLNIRVVDCRAFGRYTLVGSHAVTSLRRFLYCAPDNALSNWGSAGDIIVNMDSMEPAVRKMDTCVKLDATSDAVVKVDMIEDESNKKKKKKKKKGAVDEEDETDESVLDWWSKYFASIETMKEALRAQEAAMAEAEEREDLEIAAEGADIKCDDLVWKGSRMKERNKEKRNAKDKKKVHAVDGVEKRMVKPKVDEMMVYNKELENEYGQFEDWLHTFNLYRGKAGDNDEHALDDDRIVGRFKGSLCMYKLPLSEEITRDVGFDPNMGMFQSTPHNDPIHVLVRVYVVRATDLHPADINGKADPYVVIKLGKSEVRDKENYISKQLNPVFGKSFDIEATFPMESMLTVSVYDWDLVGTDDLIGETKIDLENRFYSKYRATCGISSTYSLHGYNVWRDRLKPTQILTKLCKEAKIDTPQYGPGGKVKVGNRIFVGPTEIEDENGLKKPSEEHLALTVLNHWEDIPRVGCRLVPEHVETRPLLNPDKPGIEQGRIEMWVDMFPTEAPLPGPAIDISPRKPKRYELRVIIWNTDEVILEDDDYFTGEKSSDIFVRGWLKGQQEDKQDTDVHYHSLTGEGNFNWRFVYPFDYLMAEEKIVISKKESMFSWDETEYKIPARLTLQVWDADHFSADDFLGAIELDLNRFPRGAKTSKQCSINLIRNEQELPSISIFKQKRVKGWWPFVARDENDEMELTGKVEAELHLVSAEEAEKSPVGLGRNEPDPLEKPNRPDTTFLWFLSPLKAIRYLICNRYKWLIIKIVLALLMLIMLGLFLYSMPGYLVKKLLGA; encoded by the exons ATGATGGCCCTCACGGTTCACCTCAAGTCGGTCGCCAACCTCCGGGGGAAAGGTGACCGCATCGCTAAAGTCACGTTTCGAG GGTTGCCATTCTACAGCCGTGTGGCGGCCAACTGTGAGGATGTGGCTCATTTCAATCAG AGCTTTCGGTGGCCAATTGCAAGCACATTAGATGGCAACGAGATGCTGGAGATCCAAGTTTACAATTACAGCAAAGTCTTCAGTAACAG ATTAGTGGGGACTTTCTGCATGGTGCTCCAGAAGTTGGCAGAGGAGGGACACCTCAGAGTGACAGACACACTTATAGATGATAATAACACATCCATAAAC accagcgTCACAATAGAAATCAGATACCAATCAATGGATGGCACAGAAGGCACATGGAGTAATGGCGAGCATCTGGATGTTCCCGACGACCGTGATGGGATTTTTACTTTTGAGACAGACAGCTTACTATCAGGGCAAAGCCAGCGATCGGGAGCATCGGCGAAAAGATCTCTGCAGGGATCCATACCGACGTTCAGAAA ATCAGGGAAAACAGTGTTTGCAGCTATGAAGCTGGGCAAGATCAGGAGCTCAAAAGATGACCACAAGAAAG ATGAGCCAGCAGTTCTGGACATGGAAGACCTAGATAAGAAGGCGATACGTCTTGCTGGAATGTTGGAACCGGACGCCATCTCTCTAGCATCTGTCACTGCCGTCACAACAAACATCTCCAATAAGAg gtcCAAACCAGATATCAAGATGGAACCGAGTTCAGGACGGCCAGTGGATTACCAG ATTAGCATCACAATCATCGAGGCCCGCCAGCTAATTGGCCTTAACATGGACCCTGTGGTGTGTGTGGAGATTGGCGATGAAAAGAAGTACACGTCCATGAAGGAATCCACCAATTGTCCATACTACAACGAG TATTTTGTCTTTGACTTTCATGTACCCCCAGATGTCATGTTTGATAAGATCATTAAGCTCTCG GTCATTCACTCTAAAAACCTTCTTCGAAGTGGAACACTGGTGGGAAACTTCAAGATGGATGTTGGGACTGTTTACCACCAGCCCG AGCACCAGTTCTATCACAAGTGGGCCATCCTCTCCGACCCTATTGACATCACAGCAGGCTGCAAAGGCTACCTGAAGTGCGATGTGGCTGTGGTGGGAAAAGGTGACAATATCAAGACCCCACACAAGGCCAACGAGACCGATGAGGATGATATTGAAGG GAACCTGCTTCTACCCGAAGGCATCCCGGCTGAACGTCAATGGGCCAGATTTTATGTTAAAGTCTACCGTGCCGAGGGTCTTCCTAAAATGAACACCAGCATAATGGCTAACGTAAAGAAGGCTTTCATAGGAGAGAATCGGGACCTGGTGGACCCTTATGTCCAAGTGCACTTTTCTGGGCAGAAA GGGAAGACTTCAGTGCAGAAAAGCAGTTATGAACCCATCTGGAATGAGCAAATTGTCTTCACTGAGCTGTTCCCTCCGCTTTGCAAACGTATCAAGGTCCAAATCCGTGACTCAGATAAGGTGAATGATGTTGCCATCGGCACCCACTTCATTGACCTGCGAAAAATATCTAATGAGGGTGACAAAG GGTTCTTGCCCACCCAGGGGCCAGCCTGGGCCAACATGTATGGATCTACACGTCAGTATACTCTAATGGACGAGCACCAGGACCTAAACGATGGACTGGGCGAAGGTGTATCCTTCCGAGCCCGTCTGCTCCTGTCAGTTGGTGTCGAAATCCTGGACACGACATCCCCGGAGATCTTCAGCTCCACTGAAGTGCAGGTGGATTCTGTCTCCAACATCTCAGAG AGCGCCACCGGAAAAATGGAGGAGTTCTTCCTCTTTGGAGCCTTCTTGGAAGCTACCATGATTGACCGAAAGATCGGTGACAAACCGATTACTTTTGAGATTACGATTG GTAACTACGGCAACCAAATAGATGGCATAAGCAAGCCATCATCTTTGAGGAAGAGGAAAAAGGACGGAGAAAATAATGAGGAGGACAGCGAACTCATCCAAAACTCCAGTGAGGATGAGGCCGATGAGGAAGGCGACGTGGATTCTGTCTCCTGCACACCCCTAATGAAGCCTGTCATCACAGACAG GAATTACTTCCACCTTCCATACTTTGAGAAGAAACCGTGTGTGTACATCAAAAGCTGGTGGCAGGACCAACGGCGACGACTGTACAACTCCAACATGATGGACAAGATTGCTGACAAGCTG GAGGAGGGCATAAACGATGTTCAagagatcattaagacagaaaaagcATTCCCAGAACGGCGACTCAGAGGAGTTCTAGAAGAACTGAGTATTGGGTGCAG TCGATTTGTGAATTTGGCTAACAAGGATCTAAACCAGGCAGGAAGAACCAAATTGGATCGGGAAAGACTCAAGTCCTGCATGAGGGAAACG GAAAGCATGGGCCAGCAGGCCAAACAGATGAGAACACAAGTGAAGAAAAACACAGTGAGAGACAAACTAAAGATGGTGCAAAACTTTCTACAGAGGCTTCGCTTCCTCGTTGACGAG CCACAGCATAGCATCCCAGATGTTTTCGTGTGGATGATGAGCAATAATAAACGCATCGCATATGCTCGCATTCCCTCTAAGGATATCCTTTTCTCACTTGTGGATGAGGAGACAGGGAAAGACTGTGGGAAAGTCAAAGCAGTGTTTCTAAAG CTGCCTGGTAAGAAGGGTTTTGGTCCAGCCGGTTGGACCGTTCAGGCTAAACTGGAGTTGTACTTGTGGCTTGGACTCAACAAGCAAAGGAAAGATTTCCTCAGTGGTCTTCCTAATGGATTTGAGGAACTTACAGTTGCTAAAACAACGCCCTATCTTCACTCGGCACCGCCTGTCAGCCTCGTGTATAACA TGAAGCAGGTTTTCCAGTTGCGAGCACATATGTACCAGGCGCGAAGCCTATTCGCCGCCGACAGCAGTGGCCTTTCCGACCCCTTTGCCAGGGTCTTCTTCTCCACGCATAGTCAGGTTACGGAG GTTCTGAGTGAAACCTTGTGCCCCACGTGGGACCAACTGCTAGTTTTTGATAACGTGGAGCTGTTTGGGGAGGCCAGCGAGCTAAGGGATGACCCGCCAATTATTGTGGTGGAAATTTACGACCAAGACACAGTG GGTAAGGCAGAGTTCATAGGTCGAACATTCGCCAAGCCAACCATAAAAATGTGTGACGAGGTCTACGGCCCCTCGAGGTTCCCGCCTCAGCTGGAGTACTTTCAGATTTACAGAGGCAACTGCACTGCTGGAGAACTACTAGCTGCCTTTGAGCTCCTTCAG ATTGGTCAAGGAGGGACGGCCGATCTCCCTCCCCTGGAAGGACCAACAGACTCCGAACATGGCCCAATCATAGCAGTTCCACTTGGGATTCGACCTGTCCTGAGCCGTTATCGCATTGAG GTCTTGTTTTGGGGCTTAAGGGATCTTAAGAGGGTTAACCTAGCCCAGGTGGATCGACCCAGAGTGGACATAGAGTGCGCTGGCAGAGGTGTTCAATCCGTCCTCATTCAAAACTACAAGAAGAATCCGAATTTCAGCACGTTGGTTAAATGGTTTGAAGTG GACCTCCCTGAGAATGAGCTCCTCCACCCTCCCCTCAACATAAGAGTGGTTGACTGTCGAGCATTTGGTCGCTACACTCTGGTGGGTTCCCACGCAGTCACGTCGCTGAGGCGTTTCCTCTACTGCGCTCCCGACAACGCATTAAGTAACTGGGGCAGTGCAG GCGACATTATCGTTAATATGGATTCCATGGAGCCAGCCGTCCGGAAAATGGACACGTGTGTCAAGTTAGATGCT ACATCTGATGCTGTTGTAAAAGTTGACATG ATTGAAGATGAGAGcaacaaaaagaagaagaaaaagaaaaaaaagggagcagTGGATGAAGAAGATGAGACAGATGAGAGCGTGCTGGACTGGTGGTCCAAATATTTTGCTTCCATAGAAACAATGAAAGAG GCCCTCAGAGCTCAAGAGGCAGCTATGGCTGAAGCCGAAGAAAGAGAAGACCTGGAAATTGCAGCTGAGGGGGCAG ATATCAAATGCGATGACCTTGTTTGGAAAGGCTCCAGGATGAAGGAGAGAAACAAGGAGAAGCGGAATGCCAAGGACAAGAAGAAGGTTCATGCTGTGGACGGAGTAGAGAAACGGATGGTTAAACCCAAAGTAGACGAGATGATG GTGTACAACAAGGAGCTGGAAAATGAATATGGCCAGTTTGAGGACTGGTTACATACTTTCAACCTATACAGAGGGAAAGCTGGAGACAACGATGAACACGCACTGGATGATGACCGGATCGTTGGACGGTTTAAG GGTTCCCTGTGTATGTACAAGCTACCATTATCAGAGGAGATCACAAGAGATGTGGGATTTGATCCAAACATGGGCATGTTCCAGAGCACTCCTCATAACGACCCCATTCACGTGCTTGTTCGAGTATATGTGGTTAGG GCCACAGATCTTCATCCAGCGGATATCAACGGGAAGGCAGACCCGTACGTGGTCATCAAGCTAGGAAAGTCCGAGGTCAGGGACAAAGAGAACTACATTTCCAAGCAACTCAATCCTGTGTTTGGCAA GTCCTTTGACATTGAAGCAACATTCCCCATGGAGTCCATGCTGACAGTGTCCGTATATGACTGGGATCTAGTTGGTACGGATGACCTGATTGGCGAGACCAAGATTGACCTAGAAAACCGCTTCTACAGCAAATACAGGGCCACCTGCGGAATTTCATCCACCTACTCTCT CCATGGGTACAATGTTTGGCGAGATCGTTTAAAGCCTACCCAGATTCTAACAAAGCTATGCAAGGAAGCCAAGATTGACACCCCCCAGTATGGACCAGGAGGGAAAGTCAAGGTGGGCAACCGCATCTTTGTGGGACCAACAGAGATTGAGGATGAAAACG GTCTGAAAAAGCCAAGTGAGGAGCATTTGGCGCTGACGGTGCTGAACCACTGGGAAGACATACCCCGGGTGGGCTGCCGACTTGTTCCGGAACATGTGGAGACCAGACCCCTCCTGAACCCAGATAAACCGGGAATCGAGCAG GGTCGTATCGAAATGTGGGTCGACATGTTTCCTACGGAAGCACCACTTCCGGGACCTGCCATTGACATATCGCCGCGGAAGCCTAAAAG ATATGAGCTCAGGGTGATAATTTGGAATACAGATGAAGTAATACTGGAGGACGATGATTACTTCACTGGGGAAAAGTCCAGTGACATATTTGTGAGGGG CTGGCTTAAGGGGCAGCAGGAAGACAAGCAGGACACAGATGTGCACTACCACTCCCTGACCGGAGAGGGAAACTTCAACTGGCGCTTCGTCTACCCCTTTGATTACCTCATGGCCGAGGAAAAGATTGTCATCTCCAAGAAAGAATCTATGTTTTCTTGGGATGAGACAGAGTACAAGATTCCGGCTCGCCTCACCCTGCAGGTGTGGGACGCCGACCACTTCTCTGCTGATGACTTCCTGG GTGCCATCGAACTGGACCTTAACCGCTTCCCTCGTGGGGCCAAGACTTCGAAGCAGTGCTCCATCAACTTGATCCGAAATGAGCAGGAACTTCCATCCATTTCTATCTTCAAGCAAAAGAGAGTCAAGGGATGGTGGCCATTTGTGGCCCGTGACGAAAATGATGAGATGGAGCTGACG GGAAAAGTAGAGGCTGAACTCCATTTGGTCAGTGCTGAGGAGGCAGAGAAAAGTCCAGTGGGACTTGGGCGAAATGAGCCTGATCCACTAGAGAAACCAAA CCGTCCAGATACGACCTTCCTGTGGTTCCTGAGTCCGCTGAAAGCCATCCGCTACCTGATATGCAACCGCTACAAGTGGCTGATCATCAAGATCGTCCTGGCCCTGCTGATGCTCATTATGTTGGGCCTCTTCCTGTACAGTATGCCGGGCTACCTCGTCAAGAAGCTGCTCGGGGCATGA